TGATACTCACAACCTTAGCTATTTCTGGTAATGATTTTCTTTTTATTGGTGAAATTATTCCTAAATGTAAATATTTGAAACACTCATAATTTCTTACTTCTTTGAATAAGTCTTTATACTCTGCACAATATCCATCTACGATTGCAACTGTTGGGTGGGCATCTCTTGCCAAATGTTTTAGGATCTGTAATTCTACATCCATTGCCCTGCTTACCTTCCAGAGTTTTTTCTTTTAATCTTTTTATTAAGAATACTCGGAAAGTGACAGAAGAGGGGTAACCTTAAACCTTTTCCCCAAACCCAATGCCGAGTTAAAAATGGTTAATCGAGCAGTATTGGCGGTTGGGGGATCTCTTATACGTCAGTCCTATGAAGTTACTGGTATCAACATCCGCCCATTTATAAAACGCCTATCTCCTGAAAATTTGAAATAGCTGTAAATATTATGAATGTTTGCGATCGCTATTTTTATTGCTAAATATCTAAGTCAAACTACACCAAAATATTCTTATAGATTTCTCTGAATTTCAGAAAGCTTTGGCTCAATTACCTGGTTAGCTCTCAACGAAGATAAAATCAATCATATTAAACATGGTTTGGTATTAGCTTGTTTAGGAGATGCAGGCAATTTTACTTGTAAAAAAAGTCGCTGAAATTGATAAAGCTGCTTGGTTTTCAATTTATTCGATGGTCAGTTATTATTCTCAAATCACCTGATTTACCACAGAAATATATTTATATTTTGAAACTTTCCATACGATTATACTGGTGATTACAACACCACTAGTATTATTTTTTACGGACACCAAGGTAAAATTATATACTTAAAACTTTACAGTAAGAATTTTCGTCTTTACTTCAATAAATCCAGCTATAAAACATTCTCTTAAAATCAACTACTGAGATTGCAGCAGTTTTGAATAATAAAATTAAAAAAAATAATTTATTTAAGTCGTAATTTTACGGTTTTTAATGACTAATCTTTAAAGTTACGATATTACCAAAGGTGGTAAAAGTAACAGTACTTTTGTATGTACTTTATTACATCATCAAAAAATAGTTGAGCTTGAGCTTCCGTTAGCTATTTATACAAATTCGATCGGAGTTCTCAGAACATTTTCTGCCACAGTTTATGAGGTGCGTTGTCTATTATGATAGCGATTACAATTGCTGTGGCAGCATTTTAAGCTAACAAACTTTCTGGCTTTCTCAATAAGCGCTCTCTCAGGCTTTTGCCTGAGTACTGCTATGGCTGGCTGGATAACCAAGTCGGTTACAAAAACGTTGTCTATCGTTAGGAATATAGAAATGAAATCAATTCTTGAGTTGATTGAACAGAAGAACCAGGAATATGCCAAGTTACCGTTCTTTGAGTATATGAAAGACGAGTCCATTGATCCACGCCAGAGACTGGCATTTGCACCTGTAATTGCTCCACTGGCATTGGAGTTCAGTGAGTTGTGCAAACGAGTTCTCAGAGAGGAGCCAACGACTAATTACATTCAAGAGATGGTAAATCTGCATACGCACGAAGAACATTTTCACTGGCAATGGTTACTAGAAGACATGGAGAAGATGGGGATTGACTATCCTATGCGTTTCAGTGATGCCGTGCGATTCCTTTGGAGCGATCATACCAAGGTTTCCCGTTCGATGTTTCCTATCTTTGAGCGGTATACTCGGGGAGCAGATCCTATCATCAGATTGGTTGCCATTGAGGTGTCCGAGGTGACGGCGAATGTTTTTTTCCGTTCAACCATGTCTGCGGCCTTGCAACTGCAAGAAATGACTCAAACAGAGTTCCGTTACTTTGGTATGCGTCATAACCATATAGAAAATACCCACACTCTTCATACTCCCTCTTCTTTGCAAATAATGAAAGAAATTGAGGTGCCGGAAGAAATTCGTCAACAAGCACTTGAATTGATTGATGTGGCGTTTGTGTATTTTACAGACTTGATCAATGAGTTTTTGGTTTATATTAAGACCCATTCTTATCAAGAACCCTTTTCTAAAGTGTACGAACCAGAGCGATCGCTAACATCTGCCTAAGCTATCTGCTCAATTTTCATTCGGCGACGGTAAAAGGCTTTGACTCTTTTACCGTCGTTTCTTTCACGGTGACAGCTACTATATAAACAGCATTGCGCTCTTGCTGAATTGGTTGAATTGCTCCATCATAGTCAGTGGCTCGACTCATCAAGCTATATTGTCCTGGCGTTGGTGGAGTCCATTGAAACGTGAATCGTTGCCAGGCATATTGCAACCGTGCTTCAACTTCGACAGCTTGCCAGGTGATGCCACCATCTGTACTAACATCCACCGACTGGATACCCTTGGATGCCCAGGCCCAGCCCGAAAATGTTTGAGGTTGAAGGTATAATAGTTCATTTTGGGAAGGATGAACAATTACAGACTCCGGTGCAACTTCCCAAACGGGTTTTAAAGTCGCATCATCCCCTCCAACTCGATCGTTATAGAAAGTTGTTGTAAAGGGCCCTGGCGATCGCCGATCTGTGACATAAATATGTGAGAGCCACTTTACAAAGTTAGTGCCATAGTAGCCTGGAACCACCAACCGCAAAGGAAAACCCCGCTCTGCTGACAGAAACTCACCGTTCAGCTTGTACGCTAGCAGCACATCATTATCCAATGCTTTTGCGATCGGAATATCTTTAATATATGAATCGCTAGAAACTCCCTCATAAGCACCGCGATCGGTTCCGGCAAACCAGACATAACGAGCTTCAGGTTTAACTTGCAATTGATTAAGAATTTCTCTAAGGGAAACTCCACCCCATGTAACATTACTAATGGTTCTTGTCGGGACTTTCGGTTCAAGCGGATTGCCTGAACATTGGTGGAAAATAGTTAATTCACGATACTCCAGACTCAGCAAATTCTGATATGACAACTCAAGACTTTGCTCTACTAATCCCGAAATTTTCAACCTCCATTGCTCTATGTCAATGTCTGGAATTCCCAGATGACAAAGAACGAACAGATGGTTTTCAGGAGTAATAAAAGACTTGAGATCGTGAACACCCAGTGGAAACTTTGCAATCATTCCCACATAGTTCATGCTCTGATCTTCTAAAGATTGATCGAACTCATTCATTTAAGCAACCTGCCATTAACGATTTTTCAAACATTTTTTTATAATAGTAGTTGTACAAAAATACACGCAGTAGACACAAAGCGCCTACTCTACAAGAATGCCAAAGGCGAACCCCCAGGGTATCGCCCTTAGATGAACAGTATTGAACTATACCGGGTTAAGCTAAATCAACCGATTTTTTTGATTTTTTACCTTCAGAAAATTACATCATGAATTGTGATACTTCGAGTTAATTGGGGAAAACTGAACTCAGGTTATCCAGTCGCAAGCTTTATGGTAGAAAATCGAGTTGATGTTCCCGGTTATGGGATTGGTGAAAGAATTTATACCAGCACTCGTACCCTGGTTTACCGAGGTTGGCGAGAAGCCGATCAAACCCCTGTTGTGATCAAACTTCTGAAAAATTCTTATCCCAGTGTGATTGAGTTGGCTCAATTCAGGAATCAGTACTCAATTACGAAAATCTTAAATGTTCCTGGGGTTGTTCGGATTTATAGTCTGGAAAATTGTCAAAATCGACCCGCCTTGATTTTAGAAGATTTTGGCGGAATTTCTTTGAAGGAGTACACTGCTTTTAGAAGGAAAGGACTCGGTGAGATTGGAAATCAGGAAAATTCTTCATCTCTGCATCCTGATTTTTTGACTGAGTTTTTACAGATTGCGATCGCACTTGCCGATATTCTGGCCGATCTCTACCATCACGAAATCATCCACAAGGATATTAAACCCGCCAATATCCTGATAAACCCTACCACAAAGCAGGTCAAACTCATTGACTTTAGCATTGCTTCACTGCTACCAAGAGTTAACCAACTTTCAACCAGCCCGACTGTTTTAGAAGGAACTCTCGCCTATCTCTCTCCCGAACAAACCGGGCGAATGAATCGGGGGATTGATTATCGCACTGACTTCTATTCTCTCGGAGTCACTTTCTATGAACTCTTAACTGGGCAATTGCCATTTCAATCGGATGATTTGATGGAATTGGTGCATTGTCACATAGCAAAACAACCACCACTTTTAAATGATAGAGGAGAGATTCCCCAAATTCTCTGTGATATCGTCATGAAATTGATGGCGAAGAATGCTGAAGATCGCTATCAGAGTGCATTAGGACTAAAACACGATCTGCAAATTTGTTTGGATCAATTGCAGTCAAGTGGAAATATTACCCCATTTCGGCTAGGGCGCAGGGACGTTTGCGATCGCTTTGCGATTCCCGAAAAACTCTATGGACGGGAAACAGAAGTGGCCATGCTGCTAGCAACTTTTGAACGGTTGCGCCAGGGAACTTCTGAAATGATCCTGGTAGCAGGTTCCTCTGGTATTGGCAAAACTGCAATTGTCAACGAAGTTCACAAACCAATCACCCGTCAGCGTGGATACTTTATCAAGGGCAAATTCGATCAATTTAATCGGAATATTCCCTTTTTTGCTTTGGTGCAAGCGTTTCGAGACTTAATGGCACAACTGCTGACAGAGAGTGATGCTCAAATTGACCAGTGGAAGACTCAAATTTTATCTACCTTGGGTGAAAGTGGTCAAGTAATTATTGAGGTGATTCCAGAACTCGAACGAATCATTGGGAAACAGCCCTCACTCCCGGAATTATCGGGTAGTGCTGTTCAAAGCCGCTTCAATTTGCTGTTTCAGAAATTCATTCAAGTATTTACAACCCAAGAGCATCCTCTAGTTATTTTCCTTGATGATTTACAGTGGGCAGACTCGGCTTCTTTAAAACTGATGCATCTGTTGATGAGTGAAGCCAGCAACTCTTATTTATTAGTCATTGGAGCTTATCGGGATAATGAGGTTTTCTCTGCACATCCCCTGATGTTGACCATTGAGGAAATGCGTCAAGAGGCGATTACAGTTAGTAATATTCTTCTTTCTGCCCTTACCGAAACCGACCTAAATCAACTGATTGCAGATACCCTCAAATATTCAACAGAACAAGCAACTGCGATCGCCAATCTGGTGTATCAAAGGACTAAAGGTAATCCATTTTTCACGAACCAGTTTCTTAAGTCGCTGCATGAAGATGGGCTAATCGCCTTTGCCAGCAGAACAGGAGATTGGCAGTGCAATCTGGTTAAAATCCGGGCGCTGTCTTTTACAGAAGATATTGTCGAGTTTGTGGCGCTGCAACTCCACAAATTACCACCGCAGACTCAGGATGTTCTCAAATTGGCTGCTTGTATCGGCAATCAGTTTGATTTAGAAACTATATCAGTTGTCTATCAAAAATCTCCAGTCCAAACCGCAGCAGATTTGTGGCCAGCCCTCAAGGATGAATTGATCTTACCCAGTGGGGAAGGGTATACATTCTTTCAGGATGAGTCTGTTGTCATGGATGATTTGACAAATGACAACACACCAATAATTATTACCTACAAATTTTTCCACGATCGCATTCAACAAGCCGCTTATTCACTAATTCCGGACTATCAAAAACCAGCAACTCACCTAAAGATTGGTCAATTGCTGTTGAGCAATACCCCGGAAACTGAGCAAGAATTGCTGATTTTTGAAATTGTCAATCAATTGAATATTGGCATAGAACTGATCGCATCTCAAACCGATCGCGAACGACTGGCACAACTCAACCTGCTGGCAGGAAAAAAAGCCAAATCTTCCACAGCTTACCAGGTAGCAATTGAGTATTTAACTACCGGGATTCGTTTATTGAGATCCGACTGTTGGCAAAGTCAATATGAATTAACTCTGGCATTGCACGAATCAGCCGCCGATGCTGCTTATCTTAGTGGCGCGTATGAACAGATGGAAAAATTGACTCAAACAGTCATCCAGCAAGCCAAAACTCCACTGGATCAAGTCGGCATTTACGAAACCAAAATCCAGGCATATACAGCTAAAAATGATGTGCTGGGGGCGATCGCGATCGCGCGTCAGGGAATGAGTAAATTCGGCGTGGTTTTCCCAGAAACACCCACCCCACAAGACATTCAGCAAGCCCTGCAAGAAACTGCTAATCTGATTAACGGTCGTGATATTGCAGAATTGGTTGACTTACCTGTGATGGTAGCCGCAGAGAAGCTAGCTGTCACCCGAATTGTGGCAAACGTTGCTCCAGCCGTTTACATTGCCGATCCTAATCTGTTTCCACTACTGGTTTTGTCTCAAGTCCAAGCATCCATTGAGTATGGCAATGCTCCATTTTCTGCCTTTTGTTATGGCTGTTATGGCATTCTGTTGAGCGGAATTCTTCAGGATATTGAAACAGCCGATCGAGTTGGCAATCTTGCCTTGGCACTAACTGACAAATTTAATATTAGCGACATCAAACCCACAGTATTTTATGTCGTAGGTGCTTTCATCACCTATTTGAAGTCTCCACTGCAAAAATCTTTGCAGTTAATGCTGGATGGTTACAAAATTGCTCTAGAAACTGGAAATGTATACTACGTAGGTTTCAATACCAAAGATATCTGCCAATATTCCTATTTTCTAGGTCGAGAGTTGAACTCGTTAGAGGAAGACATCCAGGCTTACTGTCATGTTTTGGAAAATTTTAAGCAAGGTACGACTCTAAACTATTGCCGTATCTTTTGGCAAACAGTTTTGAATTTGCTTGGTAAAGCTGAGAATCCCTGTATTATCACAGGCGAGGCGCTCAACGAAGCCGAATTTGTGAATCAACTGGTTCAAGCCAATGAGTTGACAGGGCTTCACTATTTCTTTCTCCACAAATTGATTCTCTGTTATCTGTTTGAAAACCTTTCTCAAGCAGTGGAAACAGCCGCTCAAGCCAGAGAATATCTAGTTGCGGGAACGGGCTATGCCACTGTACCGATGTTTTATTTTTATGATTCTCTGACGGCTTTAGCAGAGTATCGCACAGCTACGGCCTATCGCCGAGAAACATTACTGGAACGGGTGACAGAAAACCAGGAAAAGATGCAGACATGGGCGTACCACGCACCCATGAATTATTTGCACAAATTTGAACTAGTGAAAGCCGAAGAGTGCCGAGTGTTGGGACAGATGGCCCAGGCAGTGGATCATTACGATCGCGCGATCGCACAGGCAAAAGCCAATAAATATATTCAGGAAGAAGCCCTCGCCAATGAACTGGCTGCCCGATTTTATTTAGAATGGAACAAAGAAGCGATCGCGCAAATTTATCTCGAAAATGCCTATTACACTTACCTTAGCTGGGGAGCGATCGCTAAAGTTAACCAGTTGGAACGCCAATATTCTCAATTATTGCTTAAGGTGTTTCAGCAGGATGAAACTACTTCTTCAACCCTTACTACTACAATCGGATTCAACCAAAGTAGTTCCACTGGGACTGAAGCATTAGATTTAGCAACGGTGATGAAAGCCTCTCATGCACTGGCTGGAGAAATTGAGTTAGAAAAGCTGTTGACAACCCTGATGCAGGTTGTAATCGAAAATGCCGGGGCTGATAAATCAGTCCTTCTGCTGCTTCAAGAGGATAATTGGGTTGTTGTGGCTCAAAAAACTAGCCAAGCGATCTTTGAAGAAGAGCAATTTCTGCCACACCCTACGCCTACCGATGAAAACTTGGGGATAATAAACCTGCACTCCCTTCCTCTTTCAGCCAGTCAGGATGTTCCCAAAGCGGTTGTGAATTATGTCTCGCGTACCACCGAAACCCTAGTGTTAGATGATGCTCGCAAGGAAACTACCTTCGCCAACGATCCCTACATCATTCTATGGCAACCCAAAAGCTTGCTATGTACGCCTATTCACAATCGTGGCCAACTAATTGGCATCCTATACCTAGAAAACAGTTTGACAACTGGAGCCTTTACCCAAAACCGTCTTGAGGTTTTGCGGTTGCTCACAGCACAAGCTGCCATCTCGCTGCAAAATGCCATGTTGTATAACAATCTAGCTGTAGCAAAAGCTCAATTAGAAGATTACAACCATACTTTAGAGCAAAAGGTGGAGCAGAGAACTCTGGAGTTGAATGATAAAAATCAGCATCTCTCGGAAACTTTAGAGGAACTGCAACACACTCAAAGCCAACTGATTCAAACTGAAAAAATGTCTTCATTGGGACAAATGGTAGCAGGTGTTGCCCATGAAATTAACAACCCGATTAACTTTATCTATGGCAACCTTACTTATACCAATGAGTATTGTCAAGATTTGCTGCATCTGGTTGAGCGGTATCAGCACTACTATCCTCAACCGTTTGTTGAGATTCAAGAAGAACTAGAAGCAATAGATTTAAACTTCCTCAAATCAGACTTACAAAAATTGCTGCAATCAATGAAAGTGGGAGCAGATCGCATCCGTCAAATTGTCCTTTCTCTCCGCAATTTCTCGCGTTTAGATGAGGCTGAAATGAAAAGTGTCAATCTTCATGAAGGCATTGACAGCACCCTGTTAATTTTACACCACCGTCTAGAAGAGAAAGCACACCGCCCCGGAATCGATGTGATTAAGGAATATGCACAGTTGCCAGAAGTTAGTTGCTACGCCAGTCAGATCAATCAAGTATTCATGAATATTCTGAACAATGCTATTGATGCCTTGGATTCATCATTCACAACTGAAGAAAGACAAACAAAAATTCCCACTATCCAAATTCGTACCAAAATGACTGATGCTGATACAGTAACTATTCAAATTGCAGATAATGGGCCTGGGATGTGTGACGAGGTGAAACAGCGCCTATTTGACCCATTTTTCACAACAAAACCTATAGGCACAGGAACAGGTTTAGGATTATCAATTAGCCACTCGATTGTAGAAAAACATGGGGGAAGACTAAGTGTAATATCCGAATCGGGAAAAGGAGCGGAGTTTTCTCTTTCTATACCTTTACATAATACAGTAGAGCAGGGAGCAGGGGGCAAGGGGAATGGAAAAAGAGCCAATTAA
The Nostoc punctiforme PCC 73102 genome window above contains:
- a CDS encoding molybdopterin-dependent oxidoreductase, which gives rise to MNEFDQSLEDQSMNYVGMIAKFPLGVHDLKSFITPENHLFVLCHLGIPDIDIEQWRLKISGLVEQSLELSYQNLLSLEYRELTIFHQCSGNPLEPKVPTRTISNVTWGGVSLREILNQLQVKPEARYVWFAGTDRGAYEGVSSDSYIKDIPIAKALDNDVLLAYKLNGEFLSAERGFPLRLVVPGYYGTNFVKWLSHIYVTDRRSPGPFTTTFYNDRVGGDDATLKPVWEVAPESVIVHPSQNELLYLQPQTFSGWAWASKGIQSVDVSTDGGITWQAVEVEARLQYAWQRFTFQWTPPTPGQYSLMSRATDYDGAIQPIQQERNAVYIVAVTVKETTVKESKPFTVAE
- a CDS encoding trifunctional serine/threonine-protein kinase/ATP-binding protein/sensor histidine kinase, giving the protein MVENRVDVPGYGIGERIYTSTRTLVYRGWREADQTPVVIKLLKNSYPSVIELAQFRNQYSITKILNVPGVVRIYSLENCQNRPALILEDFGGISLKEYTAFRRKGLGEIGNQENSSSLHPDFLTEFLQIAIALADILADLYHHEIIHKDIKPANILINPTTKQVKLIDFSIASLLPRVNQLSTSPTVLEGTLAYLSPEQTGRMNRGIDYRTDFYSLGVTFYELLTGQLPFQSDDLMELVHCHIAKQPPLLNDRGEIPQILCDIVMKLMAKNAEDRYQSALGLKHDLQICLDQLQSSGNITPFRLGRRDVCDRFAIPEKLYGRETEVAMLLATFERLRQGTSEMILVAGSSGIGKTAIVNEVHKPITRQRGYFIKGKFDQFNRNIPFFALVQAFRDLMAQLLTESDAQIDQWKTQILSTLGESGQVIIEVIPELERIIGKQPSLPELSGSAVQSRFNLLFQKFIQVFTTQEHPLVIFLDDLQWADSASLKLMHLLMSEASNSYLLVIGAYRDNEVFSAHPLMLTIEEMRQEAITVSNILLSALTETDLNQLIADTLKYSTEQATAIANLVYQRTKGNPFFTNQFLKSLHEDGLIAFASRTGDWQCNLVKIRALSFTEDIVEFVALQLHKLPPQTQDVLKLAACIGNQFDLETISVVYQKSPVQTAADLWPALKDELILPSGEGYTFFQDESVVMDDLTNDNTPIIITYKFFHDRIQQAAYSLIPDYQKPATHLKIGQLLLSNTPETEQELLIFEIVNQLNIGIELIASQTDRERLAQLNLLAGKKAKSSTAYQVAIEYLTTGIRLLRSDCWQSQYELTLALHESAADAAYLSGAYEQMEKLTQTVIQQAKTPLDQVGIYETKIQAYTAKNDVLGAIAIARQGMSKFGVVFPETPTPQDIQQALQETANLINGRDIAELVDLPVMVAAEKLAVTRIVANVAPAVYIADPNLFPLLVLSQVQASIEYGNAPFSAFCYGCYGILLSGILQDIETADRVGNLALALTDKFNISDIKPTVFYVVGAFITYLKSPLQKSLQLMLDGYKIALETGNVYYVGFNTKDICQYSYFLGRELNSLEEDIQAYCHVLENFKQGTTLNYCRIFWQTVLNLLGKAENPCIITGEALNEAEFVNQLVQANELTGLHYFFLHKLILCYLFENLSQAVETAAQAREYLVAGTGYATVPMFYFYDSLTALAEYRTATAYRRETLLERVTENQEKMQTWAYHAPMNYLHKFELVKAEECRVLGQMAQAVDHYDRAIAQAKANKYIQEEALANELAARFYLEWNKEAIAQIYLENAYYTYLSWGAIAKVNQLERQYSQLLLKVFQQDETTSSTLTTTIGFNQSSSTGTEALDLATVMKASHALAGEIELEKLLTTLMQVVIENAGADKSVLLLLQEDNWVVVAQKTSQAIFEEEQFLPHPTPTDENLGIINLHSLPLSASQDVPKAVVNYVSRTTETLVLDDARKETTFANDPYIILWQPKSLLCTPIHNRGQLIGILYLENSLTTGAFTQNRLEVLRLLTAQAAISLQNAMLYNNLAVAKAQLEDYNHTLEQKVEQRTLELNDKNQHLSETLEELQHTQSQLIQTEKMSSLGQMVAGVAHEINNPINFIYGNLTYTNEYCQDLLHLVERYQHYYPQPFVEIQEELEAIDLNFLKSDLQKLLQSMKVGADRIRQIVLSLRNFSRLDEAEMKSVNLHEGIDSTLLILHHRLEEKAHRPGIDVIKEYAQLPEVSCYASQINQVFMNILNNAIDALDSSFTTEERQTKIPTIQIRTKMTDADTVTIQIADNGPGMCDEVKQRLFDPFFTTKPIGTGTGLGLSISHSIVEKHGGRLSVISESGKGAEFSLSIPLHNTVEQGAGGKGNGKRAN